A stretch of Cellulosilyticum sp. I15G10I2 DNA encodes these proteins:
- the rsmD gene encoding 16S rRNA (guanine(966)-N(2))-methyltransferase RsmD: MRVISGKCRGTRLIAPEGTLTRPTVDRIKETLFNIIAFDIPQCIFLDLFGGSGAIGIEALSRGAKQAVFVEKDKSALASIRKNLERTKLQDMAVIYESDVRAALDQLKNKSQKFDIIFLDPPYAMGDIESVLRKIAENELLYEEGYIILERSTNTLVSLPQNLVLWKEKTYKTTTLSFLRKEKDSENRNLSREF, encoded by the coding sequence TTGAGAGTAATTAGCGGAAAATGCAGAGGGACGAGGCTTATTGCGCCGGAAGGTACCCTAACAAGACCAACGGTGGACCGTATTAAAGAAACTTTGTTTAATATTATTGCGTTTGATATCCCACAGTGTATATTTCTTGATTTGTTTGGTGGCAGTGGCGCTATAGGGATTGAGGCTTTAAGCCGCGGCGCAAAGCAAGCTGTATTTGTTGAGAAGGATAAAAGTGCTTTAGCTTCTATCAGGAAGAATTTAGAAAGAACAAAATTACAGGACATGGCGGTTATCTATGAAAGTGATGTTAGAGCTGCTTTAGATCAGCTTAAAAATAAATCTCAGAAATTTGATATTATTTTTTTAGATCCGCCATATGCTATGGGTGATATTGAAAGTGTTCTACGTAAAATTGCTGAAAACGAATTATTATATGAAGAAGGTTATATTATTTTAGAAAGAAGCACAAATACTCTTGTATCTTTACCACAAAATTTGGTATTATGGAAAGAAAAGACATATAAAACGACTACACTTAGTTTTCTGAGAAAGGAAAAAGACAGTGAAAATAGGAATTTATCCAGGGAGTTTTGA
- a CDS encoding glucose 1-dehydrogenase, which translates to MDYLGKIVIVTGSGQGIGNCIATAYARKKASVIIAEIDEEAGLETKAAIESFGGDCLFIPTDVGSEASVKEMINRAVKRYGKIDILINNAAITTYSEHDTLFTRSIETFEHVMRVNVIGAYMCAKYCACHMPEGSSIVNILSTRAFMSEPHTEPYSASKGALAALTHSLANSLAHKVRVNAISPGWIDNSGWKKKKDRKFTTLAEKDHLQHLTGRVGKPEDIANAVLYLTSEAAGFITGANLVIDGGMTVKMIYAE; encoded by the coding sequence ATGGATTATTTAGGGAAAATAGTTATAGTTACAGGAAGTGGGCAAGGTATAGGTAATTGTATTGCGACAGCTTATGCTAGAAAAAAGGCTAGTGTTATTATTGCAGAAATTGATGAAGAAGCAGGCCTTGAAACGAAAGCAGCTATAGAGAGCTTTGGCGGAGATTGTTTATTTATTCCCACAGATGTAGGGAGTGAGGCCTCCGTTAAAGAAATGATAAATCGTGCTGTGAAAAGATATGGGAAAATAGACATTTTAATTAACAATGCCGCGATTACAACCTATAGTGAACATGATACACTTTTTACAAGAAGTATCGAAACATTTGAACATGTAATGCGTGTGAATGTAATAGGGGCGTACATGTGTGCGAAATATTGTGCATGTCATATGCCAGAGGGGAGTAGTATTGTTAATATCCTATCAACGAGAGCTTTTATGAGTGAACCGCATACAGAACCTTATTCAGCCTCTAAAGGCGCACTGGCGGCACTTACGCATTCTTTAGCGAATAGTCTTGCGCATAAGGTAAGGGTCAATGCCATTAGTCCAGGATGGATAGATAATTCTGGATGGAAGAAGAAAAAAGATCGCAAATTTACAACACTTGCGGAGAAAGATCATCTGCAGCATCTCACAGGACGGGTAGGTAAGCCTGAAGATATTGCAAATGCGGTACTCTATTTGACAAGTGAAGCTGCAGGCTTTATAACAGGTGCTAATTTGGTTATTGATGGTGGTATGACAGTAAAAATGATTTATGCAGAATAG
- a CDS encoding DAK2 domain-containing protein, translating to MKLKAIEAKQLQAMIIAGAQLLDEKKQMINELNVFPVPDGDTGTNMSLTMLAAAKEVGMVDGSSAAEVVKAAAVGSLRGARGNSGVILSQLIRGFAKGIEEHVEVDTIVLANAFQKGVDTAYKAVMKPKEGTILTVAREVAIKALEISLETSDIETFIKVVLEHGYMILSQTPDMLPVLKEAGVVDAGGQGLLCILEGAARVIIENLEVEIEKPEISSSVAAFSALKNFKTEDITFGYCTEFIVERVQSLEYDEEGTKSYLESIGDSIVVVSDETYIKVHVHTDNPGLALQKGLEFGALNHIKIENMRTQHSSIFHDNASQETESHVPKKDLAFVAIAAGSGISEIMQSLGVDVVIEGGQTMNPSTEDILSAIKKCHANEVIVLPNNKNIILAAEQAAIIEEEVKVHVVPTKTLPQGIAAMIAQDGTSKDASTVIADMKEAIALVETAQITIAVRDTVIEGENIIEGEYLGILEGKIVVHHKDLKETFMSLLKQMKEDAEVVTIYYGEDITEETAKAFKLDAENIYQDADIELYNGSQPVYYFMISAE from the coding sequence GTGAAATTAAAAGCAATAGAGGCAAAGCAATTGCAGGCAATGATTATAGCAGGAGCCCAGCTGCTAGATGAAAAGAAACAAATGATAAATGAACTCAATGTATTTCCAGTCCCAGATGGAGACACAGGTACAAATATGTCGCTAACAATGTTAGCTGCAGCCAAAGAAGTAGGGATGGTAGATGGCAGCAGTGCTGCAGAAGTTGTTAAAGCGGCAGCTGTGGGTTCATTAAGAGGTGCAAGGGGGAACTCAGGTGTCATTTTATCACAGCTTATTCGGGGCTTTGCAAAAGGGATTGAAGAACACGTAGAAGTAGATACAATTGTTCTTGCTAATGCTTTTCAAAAGGGTGTTGATACAGCTTACAAAGCAGTTATGAAGCCTAAAGAGGGCACAATACTTACCGTTGCAAGAGAAGTTGCGATTAAAGCACTAGAAATTAGTCTTGAGACTTCAGATATCGAGACATTTATAAAAGTAGTATTAGAACATGGGTATATGATATTAAGCCAAACCCCTGATATGCTGCCAGTTTTAAAAGAAGCTGGAGTCGTAGATGCTGGGGGACAAGGACTATTATGTATTCTTGAAGGTGCTGCTAGAGTTATCATAGAGAACCTTGAAGTTGAAATTGAAAAACCAGAAATCAGCTCAAGTGTAGCAGCCTTTAGTGCGCTTAAGAACTTCAAAACTGAAGACATCACATTTGGATATTGTACCGAATTTATTGTGGAAAGAGTACAGAGCTTAGAATATGATGAAGAAGGCACTAAGTCCTATTTAGAGAGTATTGGAGATAGTATTGTTGTTGTATCTGACGAAACCTATATTAAAGTACATGTTCATACAGATAACCCAGGGCTTGCCCTCCAAAAAGGCTTAGAGTTTGGCGCACTTAATCATATTAAAATTGAGAATATGCGTACACAGCATTCCTCTATTTTTCATGATAATGCTTCCCAAGAAACTGAAAGCCACGTACCTAAAAAGGACTTAGCTTTTGTTGCGATAGCTGCCGGAAGTGGCATTTCGGAAATCATGCAGAGCCTTGGTGTGGATGTAGTCATTGAAGGTGGACAGACTATGAATCCAAGCACAGAGGATATTCTAAGTGCTATTAAAAAATGTCATGCAAATGAAGTCATAGTTCTTCCAAATAACAAAAATATTATTCTGGCAGCAGAGCAAGCAGCTATTATAGAGGAAGAAGTTAAAGTGCATGTAGTACCTACAAAAACATTACCGCAAGGTATAGCTGCTATGATTGCACAAGACGGCACGTCAAAAGATGCCAGTACCGTTATCGCCGATATGAAGGAAGCGATTGCGCTTGTAGAAACAGCTCAAATTACAATAGCGGTCAGAGATACGGTGATAGAAGGCGAAAACATTATAGAGGGTGAATATTTAGGGATTTTAGAAGGTAAAATAGTAGTACATCACAAAGATCTTAAAGAAACTTTTATGTCATTACTTAAACAGATGAAAGAAGATGCTGAAGTTGTGACGATCTACTATGGTGAAGATATTACAGAAGAAACAGCAAAGGCTTTTAAATTAGACGCTGAAAATATCTATCAAGATGCAGATATAGAACTTTATAACGGCAGCCAACCTGTCTATTATTTTATGATATCGGCAGAATAA
- a CDS encoding insulinase family protein, translating to MAKLVKGYTLIEDEYIKEIDSKVNIYSHDQTKARILFIENDDVHKSFCIGFRTPPHDSTGAPHIIEHSVLCGSKKYPLKDPFVELAKGSLNTYLNAMTYPDKTLYPISSQNDKDFSNLMDVYLDAVFFPKIYENPEILKQEGWRYHIEDKNAPIEYKGVVYNEMKGAFSSQEEIGFRMIKESLFPDTAYSHESGGSPKYIPDLSYDDFLDFHRTYYHPSNSYLCLYGNIDIEETLSYIDNEYFSKFAYKDIDSQIKHQQPFEKIIEKKGYYSATEENNKGLFLSYNFVIGEVTDRKLVLAVAILEYLLLDTPASPLKKALIAEGIGEDVYGMFQTHLKQPVLSIVAKSVPEEKRERFYTLVLETLEKIADEGIPRHLLKGAIQVKEFELREGDSSGHSKGLFYALAAIKSWVYDVSPYIYLKYDEDIEALKAQIDTGYFENLIKQYLLKNNHGSKIELYPKLGLENELEEEVTHKLEILKKNMTEDAIRQMVADTEIFKKFQDQLDSEEVRQNIPLLKKEDLRRKVTYPRYNIISKHETTYIVTPIFTNKIAYINWYIKLDDLEDKYMPYLGMIVGMLGKLDTKHYKYEALSSTIDENIGGIEYHIQALNDNRALNQYLPVFQLRSKALIDKVPQQVALLKEILQNTLLEDENRIIEVIREMKAMMEAAISSEGHRIAYGRLLSNLSNAEHFEEKTKGITFYHFVCEIEKDWVNRQSETITMLKSAYQCLANKSRLIVGLTADEEAIDSVIDVIQENIDELPDISTDKLKMQFNVSKIKEALVYPTQVNYVAMGYNFKTLGYKYHGGMMLLKSLLSMDYLWSKVRVQNGAYGCFCDFRKSGNMFFVSYRDPNLKETLEVYRQIPKYLREINLTNREMLQYLIGTVSHLDFPFTPLTEGRTAQIYHIMGVTKEELQQTRDELFETTNETLRSFAALIDECINQQMYCVFSNTQNVEKVKELFNEITMV from the coding sequence GTGGCAAAATTAGTTAAAGGCTACACCTTAATTGAAGATGAATACATTAAAGAAATTGATAGCAAAGTTAATATTTATAGCCACGATCAAACAAAGGCAAGGATATTATTTATAGAAAATGATGACGTTCACAAGAGTTTTTGCATAGGATTTAGAACACCTCCCCATGACAGCACTGGCGCACCGCATATCATAGAACATTCTGTGTTATGCGGATCAAAAAAGTATCCCCTTAAAGATCCTTTTGTAGAACTGGCAAAAGGTTCATTAAATACTTATCTTAATGCGATGACTTATCCAGATAAAACGTTATATCCTATTTCAAGTCAAAATGATAAAGACTTTTCTAACTTGATGGATGTTTATTTAGATGCAGTATTTTTCCCTAAAATATATGAAAATCCTGAAATACTTAAACAAGAAGGTTGGCGTTATCATATTGAAGATAAGAATGCGCCTATCGAATATAAAGGCGTTGTGTATAACGAAATGAAGGGTGCTTTTTCATCCCAGGAAGAAATAGGATTTAGAATGATAAAAGAATCTTTATTTCCAGATACAGCTTATTCTCATGAGTCTGGAGGATCACCAAAGTATATCCCAGATCTTAGCTATGATGATTTTTTAGACTTTCATAGAACGTATTATCATCCTTCAAATAGCTACTTATGTTTATATGGTAATATAGATATTGAAGAAACTCTAAGTTATATTGATAATGAATATTTTTCCAAGTTTGCGTATAAAGATATTGACAGTCAAATTAAACATCAGCAGCCTTTTGAAAAAATAATAGAAAAAAAGGGTTATTACTCAGCAACCGAAGAGAATAACAAAGGTCTTTTTTTATCTTATAACTTTGTGATTGGAGAAGTAACTGACAGAAAATTAGTGCTGGCAGTAGCAATACTTGAGTATCTGCTCTTAGACACACCGGCATCGCCACTAAAAAAAGCACTTATAGCTGAAGGTATAGGAGAAGATGTATATGGCATGTTCCAAACACATCTTAAACAACCTGTCCTGAGTATAGTTGCTAAAAGTGTACCCGAGGAAAAAAGAGAAAGATTCTACACATTGGTATTAGAAACACTTGAGAAGATTGCAGATGAAGGTATTCCACGGCATCTTTTAAAAGGTGCGATTCAAGTTAAGGAGTTTGAGCTTAGAGAAGGCGATTCAAGCGGGCACTCTAAGGGGCTTTTTTATGCACTTGCAGCTATAAAAAGTTGGGTTTATGATGTATCCCCATATATTTACTTAAAGTATGATGAGGATATTGAGGCGCTTAAGGCGCAAATAGATACGGGATATTTTGAAAATCTTATTAAGCAATATCTTTTAAAGAATAATCATGGCAGTAAAATTGAACTTTATCCAAAGCTTGGACTTGAAAATGAGCTGGAAGAAGAAGTAACACATAAACTAGAAATATTAAAGAAAAATATGACAGAAGATGCGATAAGACAAATGGTTGCTGATACAGAAATATTTAAAAAGTTTCAAGATCAACTAGATTCTGAAGAAGTACGTCAAAATATTCCCCTTCTGAAAAAAGAAGATTTAAGAAGAAAAGTCACATATCCACGGTATAATATAATCTCTAAGCATGAGACAACTTATATTGTGACACCTATTTTTACGAATAAAATTGCCTACATTAATTGGTATATTAAACTGGATGATCTTGAAGATAAATATATGCCCTATTTAGGGATGATAGTGGGAATGCTCGGAAAGCTTGATACAAAGCATTATAAGTATGAAGCTTTATCCAGTACAATTGATGAAAATATTGGGGGAATAGAGTACCATATACAAGCCCTTAATGATAATCGTGCACTTAATCAATATTTGCCAGTTTTTCAGTTAAGATCAAAGGCGTTAATTGATAAAGTACCTCAGCAAGTAGCACTTTTAAAAGAAATTTTGCAAAATACGTTACTAGAAGATGAAAATAGAATCATTGAGGTTATTAGAGAAATGAAGGCTATGATGGAAGCGGCGATAAGCAGTGAAGGACATCGCATTGCTTATGGAAGACTTCTTTCAAATCTTTCAAATGCAGAACACTTTGAAGAAAAAACTAAGGGGATTACTTTCTATCACTTTGTCTGTGAAATAGAAAAAGATTGGGTCAATAGACAGAGTGAAACAATCACAATGCTTAAGAGTGCTTATCAGTGCTTAGCTAATAAGTCTAGGCTGATAGTAGGTCTTACAGCAGATGAAGAAGCAATAGATTCTGTTATAGATGTGATTCAAGAAAATATTGACGAGCTTCCGGATATTTCTACTGATAAGCTCAAAATGCAATTTAATGTCAGCAAAATAAAAGAGGCTCTGGTCTATCCAACGCAAGTTAACTATGTGGCGATGGGCTATAATTTTAAAACATTGGGCTATAAGTATCATGGTGGTATGATGCTCTTAAAATCACTGTTATCTATGGATTATCTATGGAGTAAAGTTAGAGTGCAAAATGGGGCTTATGGATGCTTTTGCGATTTTAGAAAAAGTGGTAATATGTTTTTCGTTTCTTATAGGGATCCAAACTTAAAAGAGACGTTAGAAGTTTATAGACAAATTCCAAAGTATCTTAGAGAAATAAATTTAACAAACAGAGAAATGCTTCAATACCTTATTGGAACGGTTAGTCATTTAGATTTTCCATTTACGCCGTTAACTGAAGGAAGAACAGCACAGATCTATCATATTATGGGTGTTACAAAAGAAGAACTTCAGCAAACAAGAGATGAGCTCTTTGAAACAACAAATGAAACCTTAAGAAGCTTTGCGGCCTTAATAGATGAGTGTATTAATCAGCAGATGTATTGTGTATTCTCTAACACACAAAATGTTGAGAAAGTTAAAGAGTTATTTAATGAAATTACGATGGTTTAA
- a CDS encoding Asp23/Gls24 family envelope stress response protein yields the protein MPSKFTSEYGNIVIDEDVIAQISGIIAMECYGIVGMAARNVKDGIVHLLKGDSLTRGVAVRLNENNVSIDFHIVVEYGTKISAVADNLMSTVKYKVKDILGIDVEHIKIFIEGVRVDKE from the coding sequence ATGCCAAGTAAATTTACGAGCGAATATGGAAATATTGTGATTGATGAGGATGTTATTGCACAAATAAGCGGAATCATAGCCATGGAGTGTTACGGGATAGTCGGTATGGCAGCACGTAATGTTAAAGATGGTATTGTTCATCTTTTAAAAGGGGATAGTTTAACCCGTGGTGTAGCTGTACGCTTAAATGAAAACAATGTAAGCATTGATTTTCATATTGTAGTAGAATACGGTACAAAGATCTCAGCAGTAGCTGATAATTTAATGAGTACAGTAAAATATAAAGTAAAAGATATTCTAGGCATAGACGTAGAGCACATTAAAATATTTATTGAAGGTGTAAGAGTAGATAAAGAATAA
- the rpmB gene encoding 50S ribosomal protein L28, giving the protein MAKCEICSKNVHFGIKVSHSHRRSNKMWKSNVRKVRVAQNGAVKTMNVCTRCLRSNLVARA; this is encoded by the coding sequence GTGGCAAAATGTGAAATCTGTTCAAAAAACGTACATTTTGGTATTAAAGTTAGCCACTCTCATAGAAGATCTAATAAAATGTGGAAATCAAACGTTAGAAAAGTTAGAGTAGCTCAAAATGGAGCTGTTAAAACTATGAACGTATGTACACGTTGTTTACGTTCTAACTTAGTTGCACGTGCCTAA
- the recG gene encoding ATP-dependent DNA helicase RecG translates to MVLNQSILTLKGVGAQVAAKLNRLQIYTLKDMIEHYPREYEDRRKITPISECVMNEHNNILAAIVSKPQITKKAGKIIVSFRVKDETGSIYIVFYGQAYMKNNFEVGEQYLFYGKIKHKYAKIEMESPEYEKVAVPNQIEQIAKITPIYNATYKLSQKVIRGLIEKSLDLCMPFIIDYLPQSIRKEYQLVDKKNAVMNIHFPQNSEAFFEARKRLVFEELFMLQLALYSLKSDFSKKTLGIAYKIPDTLSLFLDKLPYELTNAQKYVLNEIMEDMKNKMAMNRLVQGDVGSGKTVIAAIALFLALQNDHQAALMAPTEVLAIQHYEFLRELMLPFKIEVGLLTGSTTKKQKLEIIEGLRKEKIKLIIGTHALIEDHIEIPKLGLVITDEQHRFGVRQRLKLSEKGLTPDVIVMTATPIPRTLALILYGDMDISIINELPPGRQPIKTNAVDSAYHTRIYRFIEKEVLSGRQCYIICPMVEDNDTNSDLQNVLDYSEHLKTEIFPTLTIDYLHGKMKPKEKNEIMRRFAAGITHILVSTTVVEVGVNVPNATIMLIENAERFGLAQLHQLRGRVGRGTHKSYCILVSDSKNKVTKKRLKIMEETTDGFVIAETDLKLRGPGEFFGTKQHGLPEMKIANLYTDAKVLKEVQKCVKKILALDPDLESSENEILYDEIKQRLSKEELHHAL, encoded by the coding sequence ATGGTGTTAAATCAGTCGATACTTACTTTAAAAGGAGTTGGGGCCCAGGTAGCTGCAAAGCTTAATAGGCTGCAAATCTACACATTAAAAGATATGATTGAACACTACCCGAGAGAATATGAAGACAGAAGAAAGATTACGCCTATTAGTGAGTGTGTCATGAATGAGCATAATAATATTCTGGCAGCAATTGTTTCAAAACCTCAAATAACTAAAAAAGCAGGCAAGATCATTGTGAGCTTTAGAGTAAAGGATGAAACAGGAAGCATTTATATTGTTTTTTATGGACAAGCTTATATGAAAAACAACTTTGAAGTGGGAGAACAGTACTTATTTTATGGCAAAATAAAACATAAGTATGCAAAGATAGAAATGGAATCTCCAGAGTATGAAAAAGTAGCGGTACCTAATCAGATTGAGCAAATTGCAAAGATTACCCCTATTTATAATGCGACCTATAAATTATCACAGAAGGTGATAAGAGGTCTTATAGAAAAAAGTCTGGATTTATGTATGCCTTTTATTATAGATTATTTGCCACAGTCTATCAGAAAAGAATATCAGCTGGTAGATAAGAAGAATGCGGTTATGAATATACATTTCCCACAAAATTCAGAGGCTTTTTTTGAAGCTAGAAAAAGGTTGGTTTTTGAAGAACTATTTATGCTACAGCTTGCCTTATACAGTCTTAAATCTGATTTTTCAAAAAAAACACTTGGTATAGCTTATAAAATACCTGATACATTGAGTCTGTTTTTAGATAAACTGCCATATGAACTTACGAATGCTCAAAAGTACGTACTTAATGAGATCATGGAAGATATGAAAAATAAAATGGCGATGAACAGATTGGTTCAGGGGGATGTAGGATCAGGAAAAACAGTTATTGCGGCAATTGCATTATTTTTAGCACTACAGAATGATCATCAGGCAGCACTTATGGCACCTACAGAAGTTTTGGCTATTCAGCACTATGAATTTTTAAGAGAACTTATGCTACCATTTAAAATAGAAGTAGGGTTACTTACTGGATCAACAACTAAAAAGCAGAAGCTAGAGATTATTGAGGGACTTAGAAAAGAAAAAATTAAGCTGATAATAGGCACCCATGCGCTCATTGAGGATCATATTGAAATACCAAAGCTTGGACTTGTTATTACTGACGAACAACATCGATTTGGCGTAAGACAGAGGTTAAAGCTTTCAGAAAAAGGCCTTACACCAGATGTTATTGTAATGACAGCTACGCCTATTCCAAGAACATTAGCATTAATTCTATATGGTGATATGGATATTTCCATTATCAATGAACTGCCTCCAGGAAGACAGCCTATTAAAACAAATGCTGTGGATTCGGCTTATCATACAAGAATCTATCGGTTCATTGAAAAGGAAGTGCTATCAGGAAGGCAGTGTTATATTATTTGTCCTATGGTAGAAGACAATGATACAAACAGTGATCTGCAAAATGTATTAGACTATAGTGAGCATCTTAAGACCGAAATATTCCCAACACTTACCATTGACTATTTGCATGGTAAAATGAAGCCCAAAGAAAAAAATGAGATCATGAGAAGGTTTGCAGCAGGCATTACGCATATTCTTGTTTCCACAACAGTTGTAGAAGTAGGGGTGAATGTACCCAATGCAACGATTATGCTTATCGAAAATGCAGAACGATTTGGACTTGCACAACTTCATCAGCTAAGAGGAAGAGTAGGCAGAGGCACACATAAGTCTTACTGCATATTAGTCAGTGATTCAAAAAACAAGGTCACAAAGAAGCGTCTTAAAATCATGGAAGAAACGACAGATGGTTTTGTTATTGCAGAAACAGATCTTAAATTAAGAGGCCCAGGTGAATTTTTTGGAACAAAACAACATGGGCTACCTGAAATGAAGATTGCAAATCTTTATACGGATGCAAAAGTTCTAAAAGAAGTTCAAAAGTGTGTGAAAAAGATACTTGCGCTGGATCCTGACTTAGAATCTTCAGAAAATGAAATATTATATGATGAAATAAAACAACGTCTCAGCAAAGAAGAACTTCATCATGCACTTTAG
- a CDS encoding thiamine diphosphokinase, producing MKCLIFANGDYGDYSFCRDIDTYDYIICADNGMKHAKVLGIVPDLIVGDFDSGVAQDLDFFKDKHVSVQSFSSVKDETDTEIALDKAIDKGASRVDIYGGVGTRLDHTLANVHLLYKALGQKVAARLINPYNVVYLIDKFIEINGEPGTFISLLPFSSEVSGIYTTALGYRLQNGILRQGKPCGVSNYMVSEKATISIEKGLLLVIKAVD from the coding sequence ATGAAATGCCTAATATTTGCGAATGGGGACTATGGAGACTATTCCTTTTGCAGGGATATTGATACGTATGATTATATTATTTGTGCTGATAATGGCATGAAGCATGCAAAAGTTTTAGGGATTGTACCAGACCTTATAGTTGGAGATTTTGATAGTGGGGTGGCGCAGGATCTAGATTTTTTTAAGGATAAACATGTTAGTGTACAAAGTTTTTCTTCTGTAAAAGATGAGACGGATACTGAAATAGCCCTTGATAAAGCTATAGATAAAGGAGCAAGCAGGGTAGACATTTATGGCGGGGTGGGAACGAGGTTAGATCATACGCTGGCAAATGTACATCTTTTGTATAAGGCGCTTGGTCAAAAAGTTGCTGCAAGACTCATAAATCCTTATAATGTGGTATATCTTATTGATAAGTTTATTGAAATAAATGGTGAGCCGGGTACGTTTATAAGTTTATTGCCTTTTAGCAGTGAAGTGTCAGGTATTTATACAACAGCACTTGGATACAGGCTGCAAAACGGTATATTAAGACAGGGGAAGCCTTGTGGGGTAAGTAATTATATGGTAAGTGAGAAAGCGACCATTTCAATAGAAAAAGGATTGTTATTAGTTATCAAAGCAGTTGATTAA
- the coaD gene encoding pantetheine-phosphate adenylyltransferase, producing the protein MKIGIYPGSFDPVTNGHMDIIERASKVVDKLIVSVLMNPRKNTGLFTIDERIDMLKECTIHLSNVEIDSFSGLLVDYAKYKEASIIVRGLRAVMDLELEMQMAQINKNMSPEVETVFLVTQAKYSFLSSSAVKELALFHGDFDDLVPHFVRNKLKDKYK; encoded by the coding sequence GTGAAAATAGGAATTTATCCAGGGAGTTTTGATCCCGTTACTAATGGGCATATGGATATTATCGAGAGAGCATCAAAAGTAGTAGATAAACTCATTGTATCAGTACTTATGAACCCAAGAAAAAACACGGGGTTGTTTACAATTGATGAGAGAATAGATATGCTTAAAGAATGCACCATACATCTTTCAAATGTTGAAATAGATAGTTTCTCAGGGCTTTTAGTAGATTATGCAAAGTATAAAGAGGCTAGTATTATTGTACGAGGACTTAGAGCTGTTATGGATTTAGAGCTTGAAATGCAAATGGCGCAAATTAATAAAAATATGTCACCAGAAGTAGAAACAGTTTTTCTTGTAACTCAGGCAAAATATTCATTCCTAAGTTCAAGTGCAGTTAAAGAGCTCGCTTTATTTCATGGAGATTTTGATGATCTGGTACCTCACTTTGTGAGAAATAAACTAAAAGATAAATATAAGTAA
- the rpe gene encoding ribulose-phosphate 3-epimerase, whose protein sequence is MVNLAPSILSADFSNLERDIKCVQQAGVKYIHVDVMDGSFVPNITLGAPIAKSIRKHITGIMDVHLMIDNPDKFLEDFKEAGTDILTVHLEATRHIHRTIQAIHALGMKAGVSINPGTPVSHLRPIIEDVDLVLIMSVNPGFGGQKFIPYSLCKLQEVKQLADKYNQNLLIEVDGGVTLDNVKRIVDAGANLIVAGSSVFNGTATANNAQKFLQAFKTYED, encoded by the coding sequence ATGGTTAATTTAGCACCCTCGATATTATCAGCAGATTTTTCCAATCTAGAAAGAGATATTAAATGCGTGCAGCAGGCAGGCGTAAAATATATTCATGTAGATGTAATGGATGGCAGTTTTGTGCCGAATATTACGCTTGGTGCACCTATTGCAAAGTCTATAAGAAAGCACATTACAGGGATAATGGATGTTCATCTTATGATTGATAATCCTGATAAATTTCTAGAGGATTTTAAAGAGGCGGGAACAGATATTTTAACAGTTCATTTAGAAGCAACCCGTCACATCCATAGAACAATACAAGCTATTCATGCATTGGGTATGAAGGCTGGAGTATCTATTAATCCTGGGACACCTGTAAGCCATCTTAGGCCTATTATAGAAGATGTTGATTTGGTACTGATTATGTCGGTTAATCCAGGATTTGGAGGACAAAAATTTATTCCATATTCTCTTTGCAAACTTCAAGAAGTTAAACAATTGGCTGATAAATATAATCAAAATTTATTAATAGAAGTAGATGGCGGCGTAACCCTTGATAACGTAAAAAGGATAGTAGATGCGGGGGCAAACCTTATTGTAGCTGGCTCATCAGTATTTAATGGCACGGCTACAGCAAATAATGCACAGAAATTTTTACAAGCGTTTAAAACTTATGAGGACTAG